A part of Brassica rapa cultivar Chiifu-401-42 chromosome A05, CAAS_Brap_v3.01, whole genome shotgun sequence genomic DNA contains:
- the LOC103870958 gene encoding pyruvate, phosphate dikinase regulatory protein 2 isoform X2 produces the protein MNSRGHPEPDSESPPTIPSSPRTPRMKVSSKLNRWSMGRALRSGAVKIERQTLRTDNNDAPCRQVTTEEQADRKTSAIEDGFRDDVAGKSIYMVSDGTGWTAEHSVNAALGQFEDPLVNRGFPVNTHLFSWVEDEEKLIEIIKQAAKQKAMCFYTLANPSMSKSAKEACDLLGLTRGAAGRVKTLNDAYFKRIEAIEFTIKQDDGTLPENLGKADIILVGVSRTGKTPLSTYIAQKGYKVANVPFVMGVEPPKTLFDVEPRKVFGLKIQLVVLQAIRRTRAKTLGVDTVGENRYSGFDLVRKELDFAAKIYAKNPGWVVIDVTNKAIEETAAVILRLYHDGSDSSTSVPCISKRF, from the exons ATGAATTCACGAGGCCATCCCGAACCTGATTCCGAGTCTCCTCCGACTATACCGTCGAGTCCCCGGACACCGAGGATGAAGGTTAGTTCCAAACTGAATCGATGGTCCATGGGGCGTGCTTTACGTTCCGGTGCTGTTAAGATTGAACGTCAGACTCTTCGTACCGATAACAACGACGCACCTTGCCGTCAAGTAACGACGGAGGAGCAGGCTGATAGAAAGACGTCTGCTATCGAGGACGGTTTTAGAGATGACGTGGCGGGAAAGTCAATATATATGGTTTCAGACGGGACAGGGTGGACGGCAGAGCACTCCGTTAACGCAGCTTTGGGCCAATTCGAAGATCCATTGGTCAATCGTGGCTTTCCTGTTAACACCCATCTCTTCTCTTGG GTGGAGGATGAGGAGAAGCTAATAGAAATTATCAAGCAGGCGGCAAAGCAGAAGGCAATGTGTTTCTACACTTTAGCCAATCCTTCTATGTCCAAATCCGCTAAAGAAGCTTGTGATCTATTAG GTCTTACCCGTGGAGCTGCCGGTAGGGTCAAGACTCTCAACGATGCATACTTCAAAAGAATCGAAGCCATTGAGTTTACCATTAAGCAAGACGATGGGACTCTACCCGAGAACTTAGGCAAGGCTGATATCATTCTAGTCGGTGTTTCACGGACGGGAAAGACGCCGCTGTCTACTTATATTGCTCAGAAAGGGTATAAAGTCGCAAATGTACCGTTTGTGATGGGCGTAGAACCGCCCAAGACGCTTTTTGATGTTGAACCGAGAAAAGTTTTTGGGTTGAAGATTCAACTTGTGGTACTGCAAGCCATCAGGAGAACAAGAGCTAAAACGTTAGGTGTGGATACGGTAGGAGAGAACAGATATTCAGGCTTCGATCTTGTTCGGAAAGAACTTGATTTCGCGGCAAAGATCTATGCGAAAAACCCTGGATGGGTGGTCATAG ATGTGACGAATAAAGCGATTGAAGAAACAGCAGCTGTGATTCTGCGGCTTTATCATGACGGTAGCGACAGTAGTACTTCTGTACCTTGTATCTCAAAACGCTTCTAA
- the LOC103870960 gene encoding uncharacterized protein LOC103870960, whose translation MATKSLILYGLVVTLVIALICNIEEAAARDVKLVKLSDVKPETLTTLKREEEKELVNDKLTKEIENAKKLLGELKTLKKESKDDMKEELSSLMKSETLLNEMSDTLKNGTCNANKATIFVEKESFFYRAWKENAYHSVVPEKEKEFMSNIKRIIKLLKKT comes from the coding sequence ATGGCAACGAAGTCTTTAATACTATATGGTCTTGTCGTGACCCTAGTCATCGCATTGATATGCAACATCGAAGAGGCTGCAGCGAGAGACGTAAAGCTAGTGAAACTTAGCGATGTAAAGCCCGAAACGTTGACAACATTAaaacgagaagaagaaaaagaactcGTGAACGACAAACTTACAAAAGAGATTGAGAATGCAAAGAAATTGCTGGGGGAGTTGAAAACGTTGAAGAAGGAATCAAAAGATGATATGAAAGAGGAGTTGAGTTCTTTGATGAAATCTGAAACGCTACTTAACGAAATGTCAGATACACTCAAGAACGGAACGTGCAATGCAAACAAAGCTACGATATTTGTAGAGAAAGAATCGTTTTTCTACAGAGCATGGAAGGAGAATGCATATCATTCGGTGGTTCCAGAGAAGGAGAAAGAGTTTATGTCTAACATAAAACGCATTATTAAGCTGTTGAAGAAAACTTAG
- the LOC103870961 gene encoding uncharacterized protein LOC103870961 has product MTKISLLLFVMALLASLHAYEAHRMVKSDEAIEKDLHKAEALIEEDLKATQTSIQGLTSETKTLSKSEEVLNQLGKDYKKDMDVAPYGKKLRTFSRAAKNVTKAPPAKNKKPASVIQTILQDFGLNGGRE; this is encoded by the coding sequence ATGACAAAGATCTCCTTATTGCTTTTCGTCATGGCCCTTCTTGCCTCTCTCCACGCTTATGAGGCTCACCGCATGGTAAAATCCGATGAAGCAATTGAAAAGGACTTGCACAAAGCCGAGGCCCTGATCGAGGAAGACTTAAAGGCCACGCAAACGAGCATTCAAGGTTTGACATCTGAGACGAAAACCTTGAGCAAATCTGAAGAGGTGTTAAATCAACTTGGAAAAGACTACAAAAAGGATATGGATGTAGCTCCTTATGGAAAGAAACTCAGAACATTCAGCAGGGCAGCAAAAAATGTCACGAAAGCACCACCTGCGAAAAACAAGAAACCTGCATCCGTGATCCAAACGATCTTGCAAGATTTTGGGCTAAACGGAGGGAGggaatga
- the LOC103870962 gene encoding uncharacterized protein LOC103870962 has protein sequence MAKISFVILVVALIVFLRVSEAQSSKDRDEKKIENDLHEAKDLIEEDLKEKEKNIKSLEDEVNMLTKSEKMLNDIGEAHKKGESLEPYGKKLKKFNRKVKQAPKSKRGSVVQNILKDLGLNGGRN, from the coding sequence ATGGCAAAAATCTCATTTGTAATTCTCGTTGTGGCCCTCATTGTCTTTCTACGTGTCTCTGAGGCTCAATCTTCGAAAGATCGCgacgaaaaaaaaattgaaaatgacCTGCATGAAGCAAAGGACTTGATCGAAGAGGACTTgaaggaaaaggaaaagaacaTCAAGAGCTTGGAAGACGAGGTGAATATGTTAACCAAATCTGAGAAGATGTTGAATGACATCGGAGAAGCTCACAAAAAAGGTGAGAGTCTAGAACCTTACGGGAAAAAGCTCAAGAAATTCAACAGGAAGGTCAAGCAGGCACCAAAGTCAAAGAGAGGATCCGTAGTTCAAAACATTTTGAAGGATTTGGGATTAAACGGAGGGAGAAACTGA
- the LOC103870964 gene encoding homeobox-leucine zipper protein ATHB-20, producing MAFPQHGFMFQQLHEDISPDQLPSCLPPHPFNGGGNYMMNRSMSLTNVRDDPHQSVDEENLSDDGSHMMLGEKKKRLQLEQVKVLEKSFELGNKLDPERKIQLAKALGMQPRQIAIWFQNRRARWKTRQLERDYDSLKKQFDSLKSDNDSLLAHNKKLLAEVMSLRNKDYNEASIIKREAEASWSNNGSTENSSDINLEIPRETTTTHVNTIKNLFPSSIPSSTHHQDHHHQNNEMVQEESFCNMFNGIDETTSAGYWGWSDPNHNHHHQFN from the exons ATGGCATTTCCTCAGCATGGTTTTATGTTCCAACAACTTCATGAAGACATTAGCCCTGATCAGCTCCCTTCCTGTCTTCCTCCTCATCCCTTCAATG GAGGAGGAAACTACATGATGAACAGATCTATGTCGTTAACGAACGTGCGAGATGATCCTCATCAATCTGTTGATGAGGAGAATTTATCAGACGATGGGTCGCATATGATGCttggagagaagaagaagaggctgcAATTAGAGCAAGTCAAGGTATTAGAGAAGAGCTTCGAGCTTGGGAACAAGCTGGATCCAGAGAGGAAGATACAACTAGCTAAAGCACTGGGGATGCAACCTAGGCAGATAGCGATCTGGTTTCAAAACAGGAGAGCTAGGTGGAAGACTAGACAGCTCGAAAGAGACTATGATTCACTCAAGAAGCAGTTTGATTCTCTTAAGTCTGACAATGATTCTCTTCTTGCCCACAACAAGAAACTCCTTGCTGAG GTAATGTCTTTAAGGAACAAAGATTATAATGAAGCAAGCATAATAAAGAGGGAAGCAGAAGCTTCATGGAGCAACAATGGAAGCACAGAAAATAGCTCAGACATAAATCTGGAGATTCCTAGAGAGACCACCACAACACATGTGAACACGATCAAAAACCTTTTCCCTTCATCGATTCCGTCATCTACACATCAtcaagatcatcatcatcagaataATGAAATGGTTCAAGAAGAGAGCTTCTGTAACATGTTTAATGGCATTGATGAAACGACTTCGGCTGGTTACTGGGGATGGTCTGACCCAAAccacaaccaccaccaccaattCAATTGA
- the LOC103870958 gene encoding pyruvate, phosphate dikinase regulatory protein 2 isoform X1: MNSRGHPEPDSESPPTIPSSPRTPRMKVSSKLNRWSMGRALRSGAVKIERQTLRTDNNDAPCRQVTTEEQADRKTSAIEDGFRDDVAGKSIYMVSDGTGWTAEHSVNAALGQFEDPLVNRGFPVNTHLFSWVEDEEKLIEIIKQAAKQKAMCFYTLANPSMSKSAKEACDLLGVLSVDILGPIIQGIASHLGVSPSGLTRGAAGRVKTLNDAYFKRIEAIEFTIKQDDGTLPENLGKADIILVGVSRTGKTPLSTYIAQKGYKVANVPFVMGVEPPKTLFDVEPRKVFGLKIQLVVLQAIRRTRAKTLGVDTVGENRYSGFDLVRKELDFAAKIYAKNPGWVVIDVTNKAIEETAAVILRLYHDGSDSSTSVPCISKRF, translated from the exons ATGAATTCACGAGGCCATCCCGAACCTGATTCCGAGTCTCCTCCGACTATACCGTCGAGTCCCCGGACACCGAGGATGAAGGTTAGTTCCAAACTGAATCGATGGTCCATGGGGCGTGCTTTACGTTCCGGTGCTGTTAAGATTGAACGTCAGACTCTTCGTACCGATAACAACGACGCACCTTGCCGTCAAGTAACGACGGAGGAGCAGGCTGATAGAAAGACGTCTGCTATCGAGGACGGTTTTAGAGATGACGTGGCGGGAAAGTCAATATATATGGTTTCAGACGGGACAGGGTGGACGGCAGAGCACTCCGTTAACGCAGCTTTGGGCCAATTCGAAGATCCATTGGTCAATCGTGGCTTTCCTGTTAACACCCATCTCTTCTCTTGG GTGGAGGATGAGGAGAAGCTAATAGAAATTATCAAGCAGGCGGCAAAGCAGAAGGCAATGTGTTTCTACACTTTAGCCAATCCTTCTATGTCCAAATCCGCTAAAGAAGCTTGTGATCTATTAGGTGTGCTCTCTGTCGACATCTTAGGACCAATTATCCAAGGCATTGCGTCTCACTTGGGTGTTTCTCCGTCAGGTCTTACCCGTGGAGCTGCCGGTAGGGTCAAGACTCTCAACGATGCATACTTCAAAAGAATCGAAGCCATTGAGTTTACCATTAAGCAAGACGATGGGACTCTACCCGAGAACTTAGGCAAGGCTGATATCATTCTAGTCGGTGTTTCACGGACGGGAAAGACGCCGCTGTCTACTTATATTGCTCAGAAAGGGTATAAAGTCGCAAATGTACCGTTTGTGATGGGCGTAGAACCGCCCAAGACGCTTTTTGATGTTGAACCGAGAAAAGTTTTTGGGTTGAAGATTCAACTTGTGGTACTGCAAGCCATCAGGAGAACAAGAGCTAAAACGTTAGGTGTGGATACGGTAGGAGAGAACAGATATTCAGGCTTCGATCTTGTTCGGAAAGAACTTGATTTCGCGGCAAAGATCTATGCGAAAAACCCTGGATGGGTGGTCATAG ATGTGACGAATAAAGCGATTGAAGAAACAGCAGCTGTGATTCTGCGGCTTTATCATGACGGTAGCGACAGTAGTACTTCTGTACCTTGTATCTCAAAACGCTTCTAA